The genomic region CCAGCTATGGGAGACAACGCTTCTTGCACAAGCTGGAATCGATGGCTACACTGCATACACCGAAGGAAATGGCGATGTATCACAGGTGCAGCGTGCACTTGAAAGCGTCAATAATTTGCGTGAATATTACCCGAGTGATAGTTCCTCGATTAGCTTCACGGAAGCTAATACGATGGTGATAGAGGGTGATGCAGCGTTTATTCATCAGGGTGACTGGGCAGCTGGTGCGTATACTGGGACTGACGGATTCAATTATGGCGAAGATTGGGGTCAGGTTACCTATCCTGGCACTGAGGGGAGCTATCTTCTCAATATGGACTCATTCCCATACTTCGCAAACAATCCATCCCCAGAGGCAACAAAGACATTCTTACGATACTGTGGAAGTGCTGAAGCACAGGTTCGGTTTAATAAGGCAAAAGGGTCAATTCCACCTCGGAAAGATGCTGATGTCTCAGCACTCAATTCATTCCAGCAGGATCAGTATGATGACTTCACCACTGCAGATAATCAGCCACCGTCAATTCAGCATGGACTTGCTGTTTCACCAGGTGTCGCAACTAATATTGGAAGCGCATTTAGCGGCTTTCTTGAAAGCTATGAATCCGATCAGTCGGCAGAAAAGCTCGTTACCGCCTTCGAGTAATCATGCACAGGCATACTGAATTAATAACAATAACAATAACAAAATAGATTTGATTGACACAATCCTGAGATGAATAGATCATGTACTGACAATAAATCATGATACCGGTGATGCCCCGTCGGATAGGTATCTTATATATCGCCGAAATACGGGCAAGGATATCGATAATATATTAATATGTCGATAATAATCGGAGAAATACACAATACGATACAATGCAATTAGAAATCACAGAATATCTATCATAGGCTATGAATGGATAGTCAATCATAGTGAACGTTTAGTATGATATAGAACTCTCATAGAGATGTATCGATTCATCGAAGAGTGTAAATCCCGGCTTGGATTCGATAATGTTGGTGAAGAGCGACGTGGACGTGAGCAACAACGGGAGCCAGGACAGCGGTCACAATCCGGGCAGCGTGGCTCCGGTGTTACTCACTTTCAGCGACTACTCACCCGTCTTCAGTCATTTCTTCGACGTGATGCTGTTCGCTCAGCCCCATTTTGGATTATCCCGTTCGCCTTGGTTGGACTGTTTGTCTATGGTGCAATTATCTGGAATATACTGTTATCACTGACAGATTTTGCTGGGCTTGGTGAGCCGGACTACAGTGCATTAGATTTGGAGAATTATATTATTGCATTCACTGGTGGAACGCCATCGTGGTCCTCACTCAGTATTGAGCCTATCTGGAATGCAACACAGAATACAATAGCGCTCATGATTGGATTTGCTGTTGTTTGTCTCATTCTTGGACTGGTGCTTGCAATCTTAGTCGACCAGAAAATCCGGTTTGAAAATACCATTCGAACAATATATTTACTTCCAATGAGCCTCTCATTCGTTGTTACAGCAAAATTTTGGCTGTATATGTATAATCCGCAGACAGGGCTCATCAATATTACATTACAGGCATTTGGGATTGGTCCCATCAGAATCGTTCAGAACCCACAATTGAAACTTGCTGCAGTTGCATTTGCACTTGTTTGGCAGTTCAGCGGATATGCAATGATAGTGTATCTCGCTGCGCTCCGAGGCATTCCATCAAGCCACTTTGAGGCTGCCCGTGTTGATGGCGCAAGCACATTCCAGATGTATCGACGGGTTATCATCCCACAATTACGAACAGCAACAGTTAGTGCGCTTGTCGTCATCACCGTATTCGCGTTGAAAGCATTTGATTTCTTATTCTCAATGTATTCAGGATATCAGCCAGGACCATCCGCGGACATTTTGGCGACACGAATGGTGAGAGAAGCATATGCAAATCAAAATTGGGCGTATGGATCGACAATCGCTGTTGTGCTATTCATCATGGCGTTGTTTATTGTCGGACCATATCTGTACTCGCAATACCGTAGAGGGGACCTCTAAAAATGAGTGTGCAACGTA from Haloquadratum walsbyi C23 harbors:
- a CDS encoding carbohydrate ABC transporter permease, with translation MYRFIEECKSRLGFDNVGEERRGREQQREPGQRSQSGQRGSGVTHFQRLLTRLQSFLRRDAVRSAPFWIIPFALVGLFVYGAIIWNILLSLTDFAGLGEPDYSALDLENYIIAFTGGTPSWSSLSIEPIWNATQNTIALMIGFAVVCLILGLVLAILVDQKIRFENTIRTIYLLPMSLSFVVTAKFWLYMYNPQTGLINITLQAFGIGPIRIVQNPQLKLAAVAFALVWQFSGYAMIVYLAALRGIPSSHFEAARVDGASTFQMYRRVIIPQLRTATVSALVVITVFALKAFDFLFSMYSGYQPGPSADILATRMVREAYANQNWAYGSTIAVVLFIMALFIVGPYLYSQYRRGDL